The proteins below are encoded in one region of bacterium:
- the gcvPB gene encoding aminomethyl-transferring glycine dehydrogenase subunit GcvPB has product MQSETPLIFELSHPGRVGYDVPAVPGVAKAAALPADLQRKTLPRLPEVSENTVMRHYTNLSVRNHHIDRDFYPLGSCTMKYNPRVNEEVAAMPGFSAIHPLQPAITCQGALEVEYQLARALAEISGMDAVTLQPSAGAQGELTALLMFREYHVKTGGTPRKKVIIPDSAHGTNPASIVMAGYEVIELPSGPDGLVDVEGLKKVLDADVAALMITNPNTVGLFESRIAEITKLVHDVGGLVYMDGANLNALLGIARPGDMGFDACHINLHKTFSTPHGGGGPGSGPVAVKAKLEPFLPSPVVVKVDNGFEWDWERPNSIGHLHTFFGNFGVHVRALTYILSMGGDGLHLVSEAAIINANYVRAKLCDAYELPYKAYSMHEVVFSGDRQKSRGARTADIAKRLLDYGFHPPTVYFPLIVHEALMIEPTESETKETLDDFIDGMLQIDAEITENPDLVRNAPYTTPVRRLDEATAARALNISFYKRG; this is encoded by the coding sequence CTGCAATCGGAAACTCCGCTGATCTTCGAACTCAGCCACCCCGGCCGCGTCGGCTACGATGTGCCCGCCGTGCCCGGCGTCGCCAAAGCAGCCGCGCTTCCCGCCGATCTGCAACGCAAGACCTTGCCGCGCCTGCCCGAGGTCTCCGAAAATACCGTGATGCGCCACTACACCAATCTCTCCGTGCGCAATCACCACATCGACCGTGACTTCTACCCGCTGGGTTCCTGTACCATGAAGTACAACCCCCGCGTTAATGAAGAAGTGGCCGCTATGCCCGGCTTCTCCGCCATTCACCCGCTGCAACCCGCCATCACCTGTCAGGGTGCGCTCGAAGTCGAGTACCAACTCGCTCGCGCGCTCGCCGAAATCAGCGGGATGGATGCGGTGACGCTCCAGCCGTCCGCCGGCGCGCAGGGTGAACTCACCGCGCTGCTCATGTTCCGCGAATATCACGTCAAGACCGGCGGCACGCCGCGCAAGAAGGTGATTATTCCTGACAGCGCCCACGGCACCAATCCCGCGTCCATCGTTATGGCGGGGTATGAGGTGATCGAACTTCCCAGCGGCCCCGATGGTCTCGTCGACGTCGAAGGTCTGAAGAAGGTGCTCGATGCCGACGTCGCCGCCTTGATGATCACCAATCCCAACACAGTCGGCCTGTTCGAATCTCGCATTGCCGAAATCACGAAGCTTGTGCACGACGTGGGCGGCCTCGTTTATATGGATGGCGCCAATCTCAACGCTCTGCTCGGCATTGCTCGTCCCGGCGACATGGGCTTCGACGCCTGCCACATTAACCTGCACAAGACCTTCTCCACGCCTCACGGCGGTGGCGGTCCGGGCAGCGGTCCCGTGGCCGTGAAGGCGAAGCTCGAGCCGTTCCTGCCTTCTCCCGTTGTGGTAAAGGTCGACAACGGTTTCGAATGGGATTGGGAACGCCCCAATTCCATCGGCCATCTGCACACCTTCTTCGGCAACTTCGGTGTTCATGTCCGCGCCCTGACCTACATTCTCTCCATGGGCGGCGACGGCCTGCATCTTGTCAGCGAAGCGGCTATCATCAATGCCAACTACGTGCGCGCCAAGCTGTGCGATGCCTACGAACTGCCGTACAAGGCCTATTCGATGCACGAAGTCGTCTTCTCCGGCGACCGTCAAAAATCCAGGGGCGCGCGCACGGCGGACATCGCCAAGCGCCTGCTCGACTACGGCTTCCATCCGCCGACAGTCTACTTCCCGCTGATTGTCCACGAAGCCCTGATGATTGAGCCGACCGAATCCGAGACCAAGGAAACGCTCGACGACTTCATCGACGGCATGCTGCAAATCGACGCGGAGATCACGGAGAATCCCGACCTCGTTCGCAATGCTCCGTATACCACGCCCGTGCGCCGTCTCGATGAGGCCACCGCGGCGCGTGCCCTCAATATCTCCTTCTACAAGCGCGGGTAG
- the gcvPA gene encoding aminomethyl-transferring glycine dehydrogenase subunit GcvPA has protein sequence MRYIPLTPEDREQMLREIGVSSLDELLTNVPDALRLKRPLDLPPGKSEWEVTRAMTALARKNLHSADLTSFLGAGSYDHVVPAAVNALAGRSEFLTAYTPYQPEVSQGTLQTIYEFQSMICELFGMDAANASMYDGGTALGEAVMLAAGHTRRNRVLWPSSVHPHYRKVTQTLGHPSGLRFDLLPMQDGKLAPDALSSTLNSDVAAVVFQYPNFFGVVENLQPHIKAVQDAGALAIVVADPIAMGVLEAPGNWGADIVVGEGQCLGNYQSYGGPYVGLFAAREKLMRRMPGRIVGVTKDVDGRRGYVLTLQTREQHIRRDKATSNICTNEGLIAARATFYMAMLGPQGLRGVGEACMNLCAYLRQQLQTIKGVQFPFSGPHFKEFVIKLEGQDIAAFLEFMAKRRILAGIPLKRFRVKMDDALLVAVTESRTKEELDQYVASVRDFMGGQR, from the coding sequence ATGAGATATATTCCTCTTACCCCCGAAGATCGCGAGCAGATGCTCCGCGAGATCGGGGTTTCATCATTGGATGAACTTCTGACCAATGTGCCGGATGCCCTCCGGCTCAAGCGGCCGCTGGATCTTCCCCCCGGCAAGTCCGAATGGGAAGTGACCCGCGCGATGACCGCTCTGGCTCGGAAGAACCTCCATTCCGCCGACCTCACCAGTTTCCTCGGTGCGGGCAGCTACGACCACGTCGTGCCGGCGGCCGTCAATGCCCTCGCGGGCCGCAGCGAATTCCTCACCGCGTACACTCCCTATCAACCGGAAGTGTCGCAGGGTACGCTGCAAACTATCTATGAATTCCAGTCCATGATCTGCGAGCTGTTCGGCATGGATGCCGCCAACGCCAGCATGTACGACGGCGGCACCGCCCTTGGCGAAGCCGTCATGCTTGCCGCCGGCCACACCCGCCGCAATCGCGTGCTCTGGCCGTCCAGCGTTCATCCCCACTATCGCAAGGTCACGCAGACCCTCGGACATCCGTCCGGACTGCGCTTCGATCTGCTTCCCATGCAGGATGGCAAACTTGCTCCGGACGCCCTGTCGTCCACGCTGAATTCTGATGTTGCTGCCGTGGTCTTCCAGTATCCGAACTTCTTCGGCGTGGTGGAGAACCTTCAGCCGCACATCAAGGCCGTGCAGGACGCCGGCGCACTCGCGATTGTTGTCGCCGATCCCATCGCTATGGGCGTTCTGGAAGCTCCGGGCAACTGGGGCGCTGATATCGTCGTCGGCGAAGGCCAGTGCCTGGGCAACTACCAGTCTTACGGCGGCCCCTATGTCGGGCTCTTTGCCGCTCGCGAGAAACTCATGCGCCGCATGCCGGGCCGGATCGTCGGCGTCACCAAGGACGTCGATGGCCGCCGTGGGTATGTGCTCACTCTGCAGACGCGCGAGCAGCACATCCGCCGCGACAAAGCCACCTCCAACATCTGTACCAATGAAGGCCTCATTGCCGCGCGCGCCACGTTCTACATGGCGATGCTCGGCCCGCAGGGCCTGCGCGGTGTGGGCGAAGCCTGCATGAATCTTTGCGCCTATCTGCGCCAGCAACTCCAGACGATTAAGGGTGTGCAGTTCCCCTTCAGCGGCCCGCACTTCAAAGAATTCGTCATCAAGCTCGAAGGCCAGGATATCGCCGCGTTCCTCGAGTTCATGGCCAAGCGCCGGATTCTCGCTGGCATTCCGCTCAAGCGTTTCCGCGTCAAAATGGACGACGCCCTGCTCGTGGCGGTCACCGAAAGCCGTACGAAAGAAGAGCTGGACCAGTATGTGGCGAGTGTCCGCGACTTCATGGGAGGGCAACGCTAA
- the gcvH gene encoding glycine cleavage system protein GcvH, which yields MNIPQDLLYTKDHEWVRVEGDTAVVGITDYAQGELGDVVFVQLPSVGTKASQGQSIGSIEAVKAVADIYSPVSGDVIEINNVLNDNPETMNQDPYGKGWVAKFKLSNFSAERANLLNAAAYSALV from the coding sequence ATGAACATTCCACAGGATTTGCTCTACACTAAGGATCACGAATGGGTTCGCGTTGAAGGCGACACCGCTGTGGTCGGTATCACGGATTATGCCCAGGGCGAACTCGGCGACGTCGTCTTTGTCCAGTTGCCGTCCGTCGGCACCAAGGCCTCGCAAGGCCAGTCCATCGGTTCGATTGAGGCCGTCAAGGCCGTAGCCGACATCTACTCGCCCGTTTCCGGCGATGTGATCGAAATCAACAACGTGCTGAATGACAATCCCGAGACCATGAATCAGGATCCATACGGCAAGGGTTGGGTAGCCAAATTCAAGCTGTCCAATTTCTCCGCCGAGCGCGCCAACCTGCTCAATGCCGCGGCGTATTCCGCTCTGGTCTGA